One part of the Amaranthus tricolor cultivar Red isolate AtriRed21 chromosome 16, ASM2621246v1, whole genome shotgun sequence genome encodes these proteins:
- the LOC130803029 gene encoding syntaxin-31 isoform X2 has product MAAASISSYRDRTSEFRALSEILKKIAVNSAGNRPSTVINGSQITSSSANKSEFNKKASRTGLGIHEANRKIARLSQLAKKSSMFNDPTVEIQELTALIKDDITALNVAVANLQKFKNIEMADSYSDDEVVHTTAICDDIKSRLMVATKQFQEVLTARTQNIKAHETRKQLFSANASRDNPFQQSAKAITEPPPWSNSSNVSASVQPTQTSSNGIQSGNQLRRRMGTENMPSNNMQMSMLQQVAPQQENHSQNRATALQNVESTISELSGIFTHLATMVAHQGELAIRIDDNMEESLINVEGAHSTLLKHLTRISSNRSLLVKLFAVLILFLMVFIFFIV; this is encoded by the exons ATGGCTGCTGCTAGCATTTCGTCTTATCGAGATCGAACATCAGAATTTCGAGCTTTATCAGAAATATTAAAGAAGATCGCTGTCAATTCTGCCGGAAATCGTCCATCAACTGTGATTAATGGCTCACAGATAACATCATCATCCGCAAATAAATCCGAATTCAATAAAAAGGCTTCTCGAACTGGGTTAGGTATCCATGAAGCTAATCGGAAAATTGCTCGCCTTTCACAAT TGGCCAAAAAGTcttcaatgttcaatgatcctACTGTGGAAATACAAGAGTTAACAGCCTTGATAAAAGACGATATCACAGCACTGAATGTAGCTGTTGCAAAtctacaaaaatttaaaaacattgaAATGGCCGATAGTTAttctgatgatgaagttgttcATACAACTGCTATCTGTGATGACATTAAAAGCAGGCTAATGGTAGCTACGAAGCAGTTCCAGGAAGTATTGACTGCTAGAACGCAG AATATTAAGGCCCATGAAACCAGGAAGCAGTTATTTTCAGCTAATGCATCAAGAGATAACCCATTTCAGCAATCTGCCAAAGCTATAACCGAGCCACCTCCATGGTCGAATTCATCAAATGTTTCTGCAAGTGTTCAACCTACACA AACATCATCAAACGGAATCCAGTCTGGGAACCAACTCAG ACGGAGGATGGGAACCGAGAATATGCCATCAAACAACATGCAAATGTCTATGCTACAGCAGGTTGCTCCTCAGCAAGAAAATCATTCACAAAATCGTGCCACGGCTCTTCAGAATGTGGAATCTACAATCTCAGAATTAAGTGGGATCTTTACACATCTTGCTACAATGGTGGCACATCAAGGGGAGCTAGCTATTAG GATTGACGATAACATGGAAGAATCTCTGATCAATGTTGAAGGCGCTCATAGCACGTTACTAAAACATCTGACCCGTATATCATCAAACAGGTCTTTGCTCGTCAAATTATTTGCTGTTTTGATATTGTTCCTGATGGTGTTCATCTTCTTTATTGTTTAG
- the LOC130803028 gene encoding 60S acidic ribosomal protein P0-like codes for MAVKPSKAEKKLAYDAKLCQLLDEYSQVLVASADNVGSNQLQAIRKGLRGDSIVLMGKNTMMKRSIRLHAEKTGNENLRKLEQLLVGNVGLIFTKGDLKEVREEISKYKVGAPARVGLIAPIDVVVPPGNTGLDPSQTSFFQVLNIPTKINKGTVEIITPVELIKKGDKVGSSEAALLAKLGIRPFSYGLNIESVYDDGSVFSPEVLDLTEDDLLEKFAGGVSMVTSLALAISYPTLAAAPHMFLNAYKNVLAIAVATDYDFPQAEKVKEYLKDPSKFAVAAAPVAGAASGGSGGAAAPVEEKKDEPAEESDDDMGFSLFD; via the exons ATGGCAGTGAAACCATCGAAAGCCGAGAAGAAGCTGGCATATGATGCTAAGTTATGCCAACTTTTGGATGAGTACAGTCAAGTTTTGGTTGCTTCAGCTGATAATGTTGGTTCAAATCAGCTTCAGGCTATTAGAAAGGGTTTAAGAGGTGATTCAATTGTTCTTATGGGAAAAAATACTATGATGAAAAGATCTATTAGACTTCATGCTGAGAAGACCGGTAACGAGAATTTGCGCAAACTTGAGCAGTTGTTGGTG GGAAATGTTGGATTGATCTTCACTAAGGGTGATTTGAAGGAAGTTAGGGAGGAGATTTCCAAGTACAAG GTTGGAGCTCCTGCCCGTGTTGGTTTGATTGCACCAATTGATGTCGTTGTCCCTCCTGGCAACACTGGTCTTGACCCCTCCCAGACATCTTTCTTCCAG GTGCTCAACATCCCCACCAAGATTAACAAGGGTACAGTCGAAATTATCACTCCTGTAGAGCTTATCAAGAAGGGTGACAAGGTGGGTTCCTCTGAGGCTGCTCTTCTTGCAAAGCTTGGAATTAGGCCTTTCTCATATGGTCTTAACATCGAGTCAGTGTACGACGATGGGTCTGTCTTCAGCCCTGAAGTACTTGACTTGACCGAGGACGACCTCCTTGAGAAGTTTGCCGGTGGTGTGTCCATGGTCACTTCCCTTGCCCTTGCTATTTCCTACCCAACTTTGGCTGCTGCTCCTCACATGTTCCTCAATGCCTACAAGAATGTCCTTGCTATTGCTGTGGCAACCGACTACGACTTCCCTCAAGCTGAGAAGGTCAAGGAGTACCTCAAG GATCCGAGCAAGTTTGCTGTTGCTGCTGCCCCTGTTGCCGGTGCTGCTAGTGGAGGTTCTGGCGGTGCTGCTGCTCCTGTTGAAGAGAAGAAGGATGAGCCTGCTGAGGAATCAGATGATGATATGGGTTTCAGTCTCTTCGACTAA
- the LOC130803029 gene encoding syntaxin-31 isoform X1, giving the protein MFLQVFNLHKHHQTESSLGTNSVAKKSSMFNDPTVEIQELTALIKDDITALNVAVANLQKFKNIEMADSYSDDEVVHTTAICDDIKSRLMVATKQFQEVLTARTQNIKAHETRKQLFSANASRDNPFQQSAKAITEPPPWSNSSNVSASVQPTQTSSNGIQSGNQLRRRMGTENMPSNNMQMSMLQQVAPQQENHSQNRATALQNVESTISELSGIFTHLATMVAHQGELAIRIDDNMEESLINVEGAHSTLLKHLTRISSNRSLLVKLFAVLILFLMVFIFFIV; this is encoded by the exons ATGTTTCTGCAAGTGTTCAACCTACACA AACATCATCAAACGGAATCCAGTCTGGGAACCAACTCAG TGGCCAAAAAGTcttcaatgttcaatgatcctACTGTGGAAATACAAGAGTTAACAGCCTTGATAAAAGACGATATCACAGCACTGAATGTAGCTGTTGCAAAtctacaaaaatttaaaaacattgaAATGGCCGATAGTTAttctgatgatgaagttgttcATACAACTGCTATCTGTGATGACATTAAAAGCAGGCTAATGGTAGCTACGAAGCAGTTCCAGGAAGTATTGACTGCTAGAACGCAG AATATTAAGGCCCATGAAACCAGGAAGCAGTTATTTTCAGCTAATGCATCAAGAGATAACCCATTTCAGCAATCTGCCAAAGCTATAACCGAGCCACCTCCATGGTCGAATTCATCAAATGTTTCTGCAAGTGTTCAACCTACACA AACATCATCAAACGGAATCCAGTCTGGGAACCAACTCAG ACGGAGGATGGGAACCGAGAATATGCCATCAAACAACATGCAAATGTCTATGCTACAGCAGGTTGCTCCTCAGCAAGAAAATCATTCACAAAATCGTGCCACGGCTCTTCAGAATGTGGAATCTACAATCTCAGAATTAAGTGGGATCTTTACACATCTTGCTACAATGGTGGCACATCAAGGGGAGCTAGCTATTAG GATTGACGATAACATGGAAGAATCTCTGATCAATGTTGAAGGCGCTCATAGCACGTTACTAAAACATCTGACCCGTATATCATCAAACAGGTCTTTGCTCGTCAAATTATTTGCTGTTTTGATATTGTTCCTGATGGTGTTCATCTTCTTTATTGTTTAG